In Pseudomonas sp. DNDY-54, a genomic segment contains:
- a CDS encoding AI-2E family transporter, whose amino-acid sequence MLNNDRLLVQILLLVLLGACVWVLAPFASALFWAAVLAFASWPVMRVLTRWLKGNSTLAATLLTFGWMVLVAVPLVWLGFNIADQIREVNVLVHSLQVQGLPAPPEWLGELPLIGDRLLDLWSTLDEQGTAFFATIRPYIGQVGNWLLVRSARIGGGMLELALSLVLVFFFYRDGPKLAAFVHSLLHRLIGDRADHYLELVAGTVQRVVNGVIGTAAAQAILAYVGFSIAGIPGALILGLLTFAFSFLMVPPLIWGPAVAWLAWQGQYGMAIFLGAWGMFIISGVDNVLKPYLISRGGNLPLVVVLLGVFGGVLAFGFMGLFLGPTLLAVAYSLLGDWLIKEVPEAVHLEKLPGGRFEQNPPA is encoded by the coding sequence ATGCTGAACAACGATCGTCTGCTGGTGCAGATTCTGCTCCTGGTGCTGCTCGGTGCCTGTGTGTGGGTGCTGGCCCCGTTCGCCTCCGCACTATTTTGGGCGGCGGTACTGGCGTTCGCCAGCTGGCCCGTCATGCGTGTATTGACCCGCTGGCTAAAAGGAAACTCAACCCTTGCCGCAACCCTGCTGACCTTTGGTTGGATGGTCCTGGTGGCGGTGCCTTTGGTGTGGTTGGGGTTCAACATTGCTGATCAGATCCGTGAGGTTAACGTGCTGGTGCACAGCCTTCAGGTGCAGGGGCTGCCGGCCCCGCCGGAATGGCTGGGTGAGTTACCTCTGATAGGCGATCGTCTGCTGGACCTCTGGAGCACCCTTGACGAGCAGGGCACCGCCTTCTTTGCCACCATTCGGCCTTATATAGGGCAGGTCGGGAACTGGTTGCTGGTGCGAAGCGCCCGTATTGGCGGCGGAATGCTGGAGCTTGCGCTCAGCCTGGTGCTGGTCTTCTTTTTCTATCGCGATGGGCCGAAGCTGGCGGCGTTCGTCCACAGTCTCCTGCATCGTTTGATCGGTGATCGTGCCGATCACTATCTGGAACTGGTTGCCGGAACAGTGCAGCGAGTTGTCAATGGCGTGATCGGTACGGCTGCCGCTCAAGCGATTCTGGCCTATGTCGGCTTCAGTATTGCCGGCATTCCCGGCGCGCTGATCCTTGGGTTGCTGACTTTTGCGTTCAGCTTTTTGATGGTTCCGCCATTGATTTGGGGGCCGGCAGTGGCCTGGCTCGCCTGGCAGGGTCAGTACGGCATGGCGATTTTTCTCGGCGCGTGGGGCATGTTCATCATCAGCGGCGTAGATAACGTGTTGAAGCCCTACTTGATCAGTCGCGGTGGCAACTTACCGTTGGTGGTAGTGCTGTTGGGTGTGTTTGGTGGTGTGTTGGCGTTCGGTTTCATGGGGCTGTTTCTCGGCCCGACACTCTTGGCAGTCGCCTATAGCCTGCTGGGGGATTGGTTGATCAAGGAGGTTCCAGAGGCCGTCCACCTGGAGAAATTACCGGGTGGACGATTCGAACAAAACCCGCCCGCGTGA
- a CDS encoding DUF4892 domain-containing protein, whose amino-acid sequence MRLLGIAILATLGNASLAADLPGSRDFDSLPRYPQSRIVAFKEQQVLERTYPLDSIRRISGRLRMSDQISASGQLTAVTYLLPEVHTGIEAFERARNRLLDGGAELLFWCEGRECGSSSLWANEIFQRATLYGPEARQAFLLARLPGEADQLMAIYGVTRGNGRPYLHVEEFNPDEALGIILPNPATLLRQLKHTGLLRLPRLPQEPTAEWGALLANVMRLDSTTRVLLQGKGAAGWYEALTQERVAARRIEAEATDEPGLYIKLLR is encoded by the coding sequence ATGCGCCTGCTAGGGATAGCGATACTGGCCACGCTCGGCAACGCGTCGTTGGCGGCTGACTTGCCGGGCAGCCGAGATTTCGACTCGCTTCCGCGCTACCCGCAGTCGCGGATCGTTGCCTTCAAGGAACAACAGGTATTGGAGCGAACCTATCCGCTGGACTCGATTCGTCGTATTAGCGGCCGGCTACGGATGAGTGATCAAATCAGCGCAAGCGGGCAGCTGACAGCCGTTACCTACTTGCTTCCGGAGGTTCATACCGGTATCGAGGCGTTCGAGCGGGCTCGCAATCGCCTGCTGGATGGCGGCGCCGAACTGCTGTTCTGGTGCGAAGGGCGGGAGTGTGGATCAAGCAGCTTATGGGCTAATGAGATATTCCAGCGGGCAACCCTGTACGGTCCCGAGGCCAGACAGGCTTTCCTGTTGGCACGCTTGCCCGGCGAAGCCGATCAGTTGATGGCCATTTATGGCGTCACGCGGGGCAATGGCCGCCCCTATCTGCATGTTGAAGAATTCAATCCCGATGAAGCGCTCGGCATCATCCTGCCGAACCCCGCAACATTGCTGCGCCAGTTGAAACATACCGGCCTGCTTCGGCTCCCTCGACTGCCTCAGGAGCCCACGGCGGAGTGGGGCGCCTTGCTTGCAAATGTGATGCGGCTCGACAGCACCACCCGGGTCCTCCTGCAAGGCAAGGGGGCTGCTGGCTGGTATGAGGCATTGACGCAGGAGCGGGTCGCGGCGCGGCGGATTGAAGCTGAGGCGACTGACGAGCCAGGTCTGTATATCAAACTGTTGCGTTAA
- a CDS encoding alpha/beta fold hydrolase, whose amino-acid sequence MSVAFEEIRLSLPHIEVAAHLYGPEDGIPVIALHGWLDNAATFSRLAPLLEGIRIVALDLPGHGHSDHRPVGAAYNIWDYAHDVLQTAEQFGWKKFSLLGHSMGAIASVLLAGAMPERIERLALIDGVIPYTGEADTAPQKLGESLQALLSVDNKRKPVYSTFEDAVAARMKGVGAVSHDAAERLAQRGLMPVPGGYTWRTDARLMLPSPMRLSRAHARAFVDRIACPASLILAEQGLMTQTEMLNYCKSLPFQLHRLAGGHHLHLDDQSGAEAVAAVFNQFFET is encoded by the coding sequence ATGAGTGTAGCGTTCGAAGAGATCCGCTTGAGCCTGCCCCATATAGAAGTCGCGGCGCACCTATACGGGCCAGAGGACGGAATCCCGGTCATCGCGCTGCACGGGTGGCTGGACAACGCAGCGACCTTCTCCCGTTTGGCGCCGCTCTTGGAAGGCATACGTATCGTGGCGCTGGACCTGCCGGGGCACGGTCATTCAGACCACCGCCCGGTCGGCGCGGCCTATAACATCTGGGATTACGCCCACGACGTGCTGCAGACGGCTGAACAATTCGGCTGGAAGAAGTTTTCACTGCTTGGCCATTCCATGGGCGCAATTGCGTCGGTACTGCTGGCGGGTGCGATGCCTGAACGGATCGAGCGGCTGGCATTGATCGATGGTGTGATCCCCTATACCGGGGAGGCCGACACCGCGCCGCAAAAGCTCGGTGAGTCATTGCAAGCCCTGCTCTCGGTCGACAACAAGCGCAAGCCGGTCTATTCCACTTTTGAGGACGCTGTTGCGGCGCGTATGAAGGGTGTTGGCGCCGTGAGTCACGACGCGGCGGAGCGACTTGCACAACGGGGACTGATGCCAGTTCCTGGAGGTTACACATGGCGCACGGATGCCCGCCTCATGCTGCCTTCGCCGATGCGCCTGAGCCGCGCCCATGCGCGGGCATTTGTGGATCGCATAGCATGCCCGGCGAGCCTGATTTTGGCCGAGCAAGGGCTAATGACCCAAACGGAAATGCTCAACTACTGCAAATCCCTGCCGTTTCAACTGCATCGACTGGCCGGCGGCCATCATCTGCACCTGGATGATCAATCGGGTGCGGAAGCGGTGGCAGCGGTTTTCAATCAGTTTTTTGAGACGTGA
- a CDS encoding alpha/beta fold hydrolase: MTQRIFFAHANGFPSATYGKLFDSLAPEYVVTHLDQHGHDPRFPVDDNWQNLVQELLEQLETLGEPVWGVGHSLGGMLHYHAALQRPERYRGVVMLDSPMTTWLDQSLIWAAKRFGFIDRLTPAGRTLGRRNQFSCAEEARQYFASKALFRTFDPDCLDAYVEHGLEPTPHGLRLRFDPETEIRIYRSVPHVTPGWPHALKIPLAVVRGSQSRVVLPHHAYLLRLVTHGEAHTMPGGHMFPLEHPCDTANLLKQLFSRWSALEQRGAA; this comes from the coding sequence ATGACGCAACGCATTTTCTTCGCCCACGCCAACGGTTTTCCATCCGCGACCTATGGCAAGCTTTTCGACTCGCTGGCGCCTGAGTATGTGGTGACTCACCTCGATCAGCATGGCCACGATCCGCGCTTTCCGGTTGATGACAACTGGCAAAACCTTGTGCAAGAACTCCTCGAACAACTCGAGACACTAGGCGAACCGGTCTGGGGTGTTGGCCATTCGCTGGGCGGAATGCTTCACTATCATGCCGCGCTGCAACGGCCGGAGCGGTATCGCGGAGTGGTCATGCTGGATTCACCGATGACGACCTGGCTGGACCAGTCGCTGATCTGGGCGGCGAAGCGTTTCGGCTTCATTGACCGCCTGACACCCGCCGGGCGTACCTTGGGTCGCCGCAATCAGTTCAGTTGCGCAGAGGAAGCACGGCAGTATTTCGCCAGCAAAGCGTTGTTTCGTACCTTCGATCCTGACTGCCTTGACGCCTATGTTGAACATGGCCTGGAGCCGACTCCCCACGGCCTCCGCCTGCGTTTCGATCCTGAAACCGAGATACGAATCTACCGCAGCGTGCCGCACGTAACGCCGGGCTGGCCGCATGCGTTGAAGATACCGCTCGCCGTAGTACGTGGCAGCCAGAGTCGAGTCGTGCTTCCCCATCATGCTTACCTGCTGCGGCTGGTTACCCATGGTGAAGCCCATACAATGCCCGGCGGGCATATGTTTCCGCTTGAGCACCCGTGTGACACTGCCAATCTGCTCAAACAGCTATTTAGCCGCTGGAGCGCGTTGGAACAACGAGGTGCCGCATGA
- a CDS encoding hotdog fold thioesterase has translation MSIWHRLPQLEQLNANRQNTILELLDIRFEAVDDDSLTASMVVDSRTHQPYGLLHGGASVVLAETVGSTASYQCIDPSRFYCVGLEVNANHIRALRSGRVTAVCRPVHLGRSSHVWDIRLSGEDGKLSCISRLTVAVVPVSENSPSAKQAS, from the coding sequence TTGAGTATTTGGCATCGTCTTCCGCAGCTTGAACAACTCAATGCAAATCGCCAGAACACTATTCTCGAACTGCTCGATATCCGTTTCGAAGCGGTCGATGACGATTCCCTTACGGCGAGCATGGTGGTCGACTCCCGCACCCATCAGCCGTATGGACTATTGCACGGCGGCGCTTCGGTAGTGCTCGCCGAAACGGTCGGCTCAACCGCGAGCTATCAGTGCATCGACCCAAGCCGTTTTTACTGTGTTGGCCTTGAAGTCAACGCCAACCACATTCGAGCGCTGCGCAGCGGACGCGTTACTGCCGTCTGCCGCCCCGTTCACCTCGGGCGCTCAAGCCACGTCTGGGATATTCGCTTGAGTGGCGAGGACGGCAAGCTGAGCTGCATCTCAAGGCTGACTGTCGCGGTAGTTCCAGTAAGCGAGAACAGCCCCAGCGCCAAACAGGCCTCCTAG
- the sixA gene encoding phosphohistidine phosphatase SixA, producing the protein MKLWLLRHGEAEPKARTDAERNLTGKGRVEVERAATYLQEQPLQAILASPYQRAQQTAEIIRQALGFAGPVETVPWLTPETDPTDALLYLDRRTEQDILLVTHQPFVGVFGGWLIGGHRNAPLPMATASLAELEGDYLAAGLMRLIALRHAEQSLPSSKKSST; encoded by the coding sequence ATGAAGTTGTGGCTGCTGCGTCATGGCGAGGCTGAACCCAAGGCCCGTACCGACGCGGAACGGAATCTGACAGGTAAGGGGCGAGTCGAGGTGGAACGTGCCGCCACTTATCTGCAGGAACAACCGCTCCAGGCAATTCTCGCTAGCCCTTACCAGCGCGCCCAGCAGACTGCCGAGATCATTCGGCAGGCGCTTGGCTTCGCTGGACCGGTCGAGACGGTGCCATGGCTCACGCCTGAGACCGACCCGACTGACGCATTGCTCTATCTCGATCGCCGTACCGAGCAAGATATTTTGCTCGTGACCCACCAGCCCTTTGTCGGTGTGTTCGGCGGATGGCTGATTGGCGGTCATCGCAATGCGCCGCTACCGATGGCTACCGCCAGTCTGGCCGAGCTGGAAGGCGACTATCTGGCAGCCGGACTGATGCGTCTCATCGCGCTGCGGCATGCAGAACAGTCGCTGCCTTCTTCCAAAAAAAGCAGTACATAG
- a CDS encoding DUF4389 domain-containing protein, with protein MNTSQRSADRESLILRALWMLVFFFVWQVAELVLLVIVVAQLVLHAVNGKANVSLQELGDSLSQYVAQIGRFGTFNTDRKPWPMSDWPKPRPADTETVAPVTPTPPEQEPQP; from the coding sequence ATGAATACATCACAACGCAGCGCGGATCGTGAGTCGCTGATCTTGCGCGCCCTCTGGATGCTGGTTTTCTTTTTTGTCTGGCAGGTGGCCGAGCTCGTGCTCCTGGTTATCGTGGTCGCGCAGCTGGTTCTGCATGCGGTGAATGGTAAGGCCAACGTAAGCCTGCAAGAGCTTGGGGACAGCCTCAGTCAGTACGTCGCGCAAATAGGGCGTTTCGGCACGTTTAATACCGATCGCAAGCCCTGGCCGATGTCTGATTGGCCTAAGCCGCGTCCAGCTGATACCGAAACGGTTGCGCCCGTGACGCCAACCCCGCCAGAGCAGGAGCCGCAGCCATGA
- a CDS encoding NAD(P)H-dependent glycerol-3-phosphate dehydrogenase has protein sequence MTEQQPIAVLGGGSFGTAIANLLAENGHSVRLWMRDPEQAESIRTQRQNPRYLKGVTVLPEVQPVTDLALTLTDCDLVFVALPSSALRQALSPFTQQLAGKMLVSTTKGIEAHGFMLMSQILEEIAPLARIGVISGPNLAREVAEHALTATVVASADEALCLSVQQALHGRTFRVYASADRFGVELGGALKNVYAIMAGMAAAMGMGENTRSMLITRALAEMTRFAVRLGANPMTFLGLAGVGDLIVTCTSAKSRNFQVGYALGEGLTLEQAVSRLGEVAEGVNTIKVLKSKAEELQVYMPLVTGLHAILYEGRTLEQVIGLLMRGEPKTDVDFISTDGF, from the coding sequence ATGACTGAACAGCAACCCATAGCGGTGCTAGGCGGCGGTAGCTTTGGTACCGCTATCGCCAATCTACTCGCCGAGAACGGCCACAGCGTCCGGTTATGGATGCGTGATCCCGAGCAGGCTGAAAGCATTCGTACCCAGCGACAGAATCCTCGTTATCTCAAGGGTGTGACGGTGCTCCCTGAGGTCCAGCCGGTTACTGATCTGGCGTTGACGCTGACGGACTGCGATCTGGTTTTCGTGGCGTTGCCGTCCAGTGCGCTGCGCCAGGCTTTGTCTCCTTTCACCCAGCAATTAGCGGGAAAAATGCTGGTGAGTACGACGAAGGGCATCGAGGCTCACGGCTTCATGCTGATGAGTCAGATTCTTGAAGAGATCGCACCGCTGGCCCGCATTGGCGTGATCTCCGGGCCTAATCTGGCGCGTGAGGTCGCCGAGCATGCACTCACCGCGACCGTGGTTGCCAGCGCCGACGAGGCACTATGCTTAAGCGTTCAACAGGCTCTGCATGGCCGAACGTTTCGAGTCTATGCCAGCGCCGACCGGTTTGGTGTGGAGCTCGGAGGGGCGTTGAAAAATGTCTACGCAATCATGGCCGGCATGGCCGCCGCGATGGGCATGGGCGAAAACACGCGCAGCATGTTAATTACACGTGCGCTCGCCGAAATGACCCGTTTCGCCGTGAGATTAGGGGCCAATCCCATGACATTCCTGGGGCTGGCGGGGGTCGGAGATTTGATCGTTACTTGCACCTCAGCGAAAAGTCGCAACTTTCAGGTCGGCTACGCGCTCGGCGAGGGTTTGACGCTTGAGCAAGCCGTATCGCGCCTCGGGGAGGTCGCTGAAGGGGTCAATACCATCAAGGTACTAAAGAGTAAGGCTGAGGAACTTCAGGTCTATATGCCGCTGGTCACTGGGCTACATGCCATCCTGTACGAGGGGCGTACGCTTGAGCAGGTCATTGGGCTGCTAATGCGCGGCGAGCCGAAGACCGACGTGGATTTTATTTCCACCGACGGCTTCTGA
- the fabA gene encoding 3-hydroxyacyl-[acyl-carrier-protein] dehydratase FabA — protein sequence MTKQQAFTREDLLRCSRGELFGPGNAQLPAPNMLMVDRIVHISEVGGKYGKGELVAELDINPDLWFFACHFEGDPVMPGCLGLDAMWQLVGFYLGWQGNPGRGRALGSGEVKFFGQVLPTAKKVTYNIHIKRTISRSLVLGIADGTVSVDGREIYSAEGLRVGLFTSTDSF from the coding sequence ATGACCAAACAACAGGCCTTTACTCGGGAAGATCTGCTCCGTTGCAGCCGCGGCGAGCTGTTCGGGCCCGGTAATGCGCAACTGCCCGCACCGAATATGCTGATGGTCGATCGCATCGTTCATATCAGCGAAGTGGGCGGCAAGTACGGCAAGGGCGAGTTGGTCGCCGAGCTGGATATCAATCCTGATCTCTGGTTCTTTGCCTGCCATTTCGAGGGTGATCCGGTCATGCCCGGCTGCCTTGGTCTTGATGCCATGTGGCAGCTGGTCGGCTTCTACCTCGGCTGGCAGGGCAACCCTGGCCGTGGTCGTGCGCTGGGCTCTGGCGAAGTGAAGTTCTTTGGCCAGGTTCTGCCGACCGCCAAGAAGGTCACCTACAACATTCATATCAAACGCACCATTAGTCGCTCATTGGTTCTCGGCATTGCCGACGGAACCGTCAGCGTTGATGGGCGCGAGATCTACAGCGCCGAAGGCTTACGCGTCGGCCTGTTTACATCTACCGATAGCTTTTGA
- the fabB gene encoding beta-ketoacyl-ACP synthase I, producing the protein MRRVVITGLGIVSCLGNDKDTVSANLRASRPGIRFNQAYADMGLRSQVSGSVDLNLEELIDRKVLRFMGDAAAYAYLAMQQALEDSGLSAEDISNPRIGLIAGSGGASTINQMEAIDILRDKGVKRIGPYRVPRTMSSTVSACLATPFRIKGINYSIASACATSAHCIGHAMEQIQMGKQDVVFAGGGEEEHWSQSCLFDAMGALSSQYNETPEKASRAYDAKRDGFVIAGGGGMVVVEELEHALKRGAKIYAEIVGYGATSDGYDMVAPSGEGALRCMQQAMATVDGDIDYLNTHGTSTPVGDVAESKAVRNMFGDKIPAISSTKSLSGHSLGAAGVHEAIYCMLMMQGNFIAGSANIDELDSEVADMPIVRETRNDAKIDLVMSNSFGFGGTNATLVLKRWKG; encoded by the coding sequence ATGCGTCGCGTCGTGATTACCGGCCTGGGTATCGTTTCCTGCCTCGGCAATGACAAAGACACTGTCTCCGCCAACCTGCGCGCTAGCCGCCCAGGCATTCGCTTTAACCAGGCCTATGCGGATATGGGTCTACGCAGCCAGGTTTCAGGCTCAGTCGACCTGAACCTCGAAGAGCTGATTGACCGTAAGGTGCTGCGTTTCATGGGCGATGCTGCGGCTTATGCGTATCTGGCCATGCAGCAGGCACTGGAAGATTCTGGCCTCAGCGCCGAAGATATCTCCAACCCTCGCATCGGGCTGATCGCCGGTTCGGGTGGTGCATCGACCATCAACCAGATGGAAGCCATCGACATCCTGCGCGACAAAGGCGTCAAGCGCATCGGCCCGTATCGCGTACCGCGCACCATGAGCAGCACGGTTTCCGCGTGCCTCGCCACACCTTTCCGTATCAAGGGCATCAACTACTCCATCGCTTCGGCTTGCGCCACCAGCGCGCATTGCATTGGTCACGCGATGGAGCAGATCCAGATGGGCAAGCAGGACGTTGTGTTTGCCGGTGGTGGTGAAGAAGAACATTGGAGCCAGAGCTGCCTGTTCGATGCCATGGGCGCACTTTCGAGCCAGTACAACGAGACGCCGGAAAAAGCCTCTCGCGCCTACGACGCCAAGCGTGACGGTTTCGTCATCGCTGGCGGTGGCGGCATGGTGGTAGTAGAAGAGCTGGAGCATGCGCTCAAGCGCGGCGCGAAGATTTACGCGGAAATCGTCGGCTACGGCGCTACTTCCGACGGTTATGACATGGTTGCTCCGAGTGGTGAAGGCGCGCTGCGCTGCATGCAGCAAGCGATGGCAACGGTCGACGGCGACATCGACTACCTCAACACCCACGGCACTTCCACCCCTGTGGGAGACGTCGCTGAGAGCAAGGCCGTACGCAACATGTTTGGCGACAAGATCCCGGCCATCAGCTCGACCAAGAGCCTGTCTGGTCACTCGCTGGGCGCCGCCGGCGTTCATGAGGCGATCTATTGCATGCTGATGATGCAGGGCAACTTCATCGCTGGCTCTGCGAACATTGATGAGCTGGACTCGGAAGTTGCTGACATGCCGATCGTTCGCGAGACCCGCAACGATGCCAAGATCGATCTGGTCATGAGCAACAGCTTCGGCTTTGGCGGCACCAACGCAACGCTGGTACTCAAGCGCTGGAAAGGCTGA
- the sstT gene encoding serine/threonine transporter SstT → MSNLSSRLFRAYNRVSLVTQIVIGLAAGCLLAWLSPQTATSFSLLGDLFVSGLKAVAPILVFVLVTASLANHKRGQPTHIRPILVLYALGTLSAAAVAVIASTLFPTSLTLISQASDVVPPSGVGAVLQTLLFNIVDNPVHALIEGNFIGILAWAIGLGIAFRHSRESTRDLIADISEGVTLIVKVVIRFAPLGIFGLVAGTLAESGFSALAGYLRLLLVLVGSMVFMALVMNPLIVFWQIRRNPYPLVFTCLRESGITAFFTRSSAANIPVNMQLCERLGLHKDTYSVSIPLGATINMGGAAITITVLTLAAANTLGIVVDIPTAILLSLLAAICACGASGVAGGSLLLIPLACSLFGISNDLAMQVVAVGFIIGVVQDSTETALNSSTDALFTAASCIAHGDVTEEVPV, encoded by the coding sequence ATGTCCAACCTCTCAAGTCGCCTTTTCAGAGCCTATAACCGTGTCAGCCTGGTGACGCAGATTGTTATTGGACTTGCCGCCGGTTGCCTGCTCGCATGGCTTTCACCCCAAACCGCGACATCATTCAGTTTGCTGGGCGATCTGTTCGTGTCGGGACTGAAAGCTGTCGCGCCTATCTTGGTTTTCGTATTGGTAACCGCCTCGCTGGCCAACCATAAGCGCGGACAGCCGACCCATATCCGACCGATTCTGGTGCTTTACGCGTTAGGTACCTTGAGTGCGGCTGCGGTTGCCGTCATTGCCAGTACGCTATTTCCCACGAGCCTCACATTGATCAGCCAGGCGAGTGATGTGGTGCCGCCCTCGGGCGTCGGCGCCGTCCTGCAAACGCTGCTGTTCAATATTGTTGATAACCCTGTTCATGCGCTCATCGAGGGCAACTTCATCGGCATCCTGGCATGGGCGATAGGCTTGGGTATTGCCTTTCGTCATTCGCGGGAAAGTACGCGTGACCTGATTGCGGACATCTCCGAGGGCGTCACGTTGATCGTCAAAGTCGTGATCCGCTTCGCGCCGCTAGGGATTTTCGGTCTGGTTGCCGGGACACTTGCCGAGTCGGGTTTCTCGGCGCTCGCGGGTTACTTGCGTTTGCTGCTGGTTCTCGTCGGTAGCATGGTCTTTATGGCATTGGTGATGAACCCGCTGATCGTGTTCTGGCAGATCCGCCGAAATCCTTATCCACTTGTCTTCACGTGCTTGCGAGAAAGCGGCATCACCGCGTTCTTCACGCGAAGTTCGGCAGCCAATATTCCGGTCAACATGCAGCTCTGCGAGCGTCTCGGATTGCATAAGGACACCTATTCGGTGTCGATCCCCCTGGGTGCAACGATCAACATGGGTGGTGCGGCGATTACCATTACCGTACTGACCCTGGCGGCCGCCAATACGCTGGGCATCGTCGTGGATATCCCGACGGCGATTCTGCTCAGCCTGCTGGCCGCTATCTGCGCCTGTGGTGCGTCCGGTGTGGCAGGTGGTTCGTTGTTACTGATCCCGCTGGCGTGCAGCTTGTTCGGAATTTCCAATGATCTGGCGATGCAGGTCGTGGCGGTCGGTTTCATCATTGGAGTGGTGCAGGATTCGACCGAGACAGCGCTGAATTCATCTACAGACGCACTCTTCACTGCCGCGTCCTGTATCGCCCATGGCGACGTAACGGAAGAGGTACCGGTCTGA
- a CDS encoding methyl-accepting chemotaxis protein, translated as MWVVITIALAAIATVILALMFTRSIVRPLNQALTVAETVASGDLTQEFVIDGKDEPARLLAALKTMQLSLRRTIQGISDSSNQLASAAEELNAVTEDSSRGLHQQNHEIEQAATAVNEMTAAVDEVARNAVATSEASRESDATAQHGRQQVIKTVDSIGLLANDVTTTATQVEQLAGQVRDISKVLDVIRSIAEQTNLLALNAAIEAARAGDAGRGFAVVADEVRALAHRTQQSTQEIEQMIGDVHQGTDKAVLAMQTSNERARTTLDVARTAGDALDDIARAISQISERNLVIASASEEQAQVAREVDRNLVNIRDLSLQSSAGANQTSAASQELARLAIDLNELVARFRI; from the coding sequence ATGTGGGTAGTGATCACGATTGCTCTTGCTGCCATCGCAACGGTCATCCTGGCGCTAATGTTCACGCGCAGTATCGTTCGTCCGTTGAACCAAGCATTGACGGTCGCTGAAACAGTCGCTTCCGGGGACCTTACGCAAGAGTTCGTGATTGACGGTAAAGACGAACCAGCACGTCTGCTTGCTGCACTGAAGACCATGCAGCTCAGTTTGCGGCGCACGATTCAGGGTATTTCGGACTCCTCCAACCAGCTGGCGTCAGCGGCGGAGGAGCTCAATGCGGTTACTGAAGACTCGAGTCGGGGATTGCATCAGCAGAACCACGAGATCGAGCAGGCCGCTACGGCAGTTAATGAGATGACCGCAGCGGTGGACGAGGTCGCGCGTAATGCAGTCGCCACATCCGAGGCTTCCCGTGAGTCGGACGCCACCGCACAGCACGGCCGTCAGCAGGTCATCAAAACAGTCGACTCGATAGGGCTGCTCGCGAATGACGTGACGACCACCGCAACGCAGGTTGAGCAATTGGCCGGGCAGGTTCGTGACATCAGCAAGGTCCTGGATGTGATTCGCTCGATTGCCGAGCAGACCAATCTGCTGGCGCTCAACGCCGCAATCGAGGCTGCGCGCGCAGGTGATGCCGGGCGCGGGTTTGCCGTCGTGGCAGACGAGGTGAGGGCGCTGGCGCATCGCACGCAGCAGTCCACGCAGGAAATCGAACAGATGATTGGCGATGTTCACCAAGGCACCGACAAGGCTGTACTCGCTATGCAGACGAGTAACGAGCGTGCCCGTACTACGCTCGATGTAGCACGCACCGCCGGTGATGCGCTGGACGACATCGCGCGTGCGATCAGCCAGATCAGTGAGCGCAATCTCGTCATCGCTAGCGCCTCGGAAGAGCAGGCTCAGGTCGCCCGTGAGGTTGACCGCAACCTGGTCAATATCCGCGACCTGTCATTGCAGTCTTCTGCGGGCGCCAACCAGACCAGCGCAGCCAGTCAGGAGTTGGCGCGACTAGCGATTGATCTGAACGAGTTGGTGGCACGCTTCCGCATCTGA
- a CDS encoding MCP four helix bundle domain-containing protein, protein MSIRNMSVSIRSAAGFGLIGLIVLVLGLFSLNQMAEMREESSQVDQNWLPSIVSLGDLNASMLRIRALTMRLMLVDGEAISATDQSLTKLVGEIGTLNSAYEKRITIPEEKAA, encoded by the coding sequence ATGTCGATCCGTAATATGAGTGTATCCATCCGTTCCGCTGCCGGATTTGGCCTGATTGGTCTGATCGTGCTTGTGCTTGGCTTGTTCTCGTTGAATCAGATGGCTGAGATGCGCGAGGAGTCGAGTCAGGTTGATCAAAATTGGTTGCCGAGCATCGTAAGCCTAGGCGATCTAAACGCTTCCATGCTGCGGATTCGCGCATTGACTATGCGGTTGATGCTTGTGGACGGAGAGGCTATTTCCGCGACTGATCAATCGCTGACTAAGCTCGTTGGTGAAATCGGCACGCTAAACTCGGCTTACGAAAAGCGCATCACTATTCCTGAAGAGAAGGCTGCCTAA